DNA from Halobacteriovoraceae bacterium:
CAAGGAAATTTCAACACATTACATAGACAAAAAATGCTTTGGAATAAAATTAATAAATCCGAAGTTTGGAGTGGAGAGTTTGATTTAAAAAGAAAATATGGTGATAAAATTTGGACACAGGCAACAGCAGTACCTATTTTAGAAAAAGATAAATTAATTTCATATTATCTCGTTTGCTTTGATATGACTAAAGTTAAGAAAGTTGAGGAAAAACTTAATGCTACTCTAAAAAACGCCTCTGATTTGATATTCATTATGGATATTGATGGAACATATCACGAGATTTTTGACAATGAGGAAGGAGATCTTCCTGATGAAAAAGAAAATCTAATTGGTATGAACATTTATGATCTTTATGATAGTAGTTTTGCTGATGCATTGCTTGAACAATTCAACAATGTCATTGAAACAGGTAAGGCCACATCATTTGAATACGAGTCTCCTGGTAGAAATGGACATGATTTTTTTAATGCTAAAATTTCAAAACTAAATGAGATGCTAGTTGTTATGTCCGTAAGAAATATAACAGAGAGAGTTCTTAATGAACAAAAAATAAAAAATAATGAAAAGCAAATGCGTTCTTTTGTAAAACATCTACCTACAAGTGTAGCAATGCTTGACCATAATATGAATTTTCTGGCCATGTCACAAAAGTGGGAAAAAGAATTTGATATTTCAATTGAACAAATTGAAGGGAAAAATATTTTTGAAACTACATATTTAAAAAAACAATATTGGGAAGATATTTTCAAAAAGGCCCAAAATGGGCAAACTATTGAAAAAGAACAGGATCAATTTGAGAATAAACTTAACAAGTTGGAATGGTTTAAGTGGGAAGTGGCCCCTTGGTACGAGTCAGAAGGAGTGGGAGGGGCAATCATAGTGATTGAGTCAATTGAAGAAAGTGTAAAGCTTAAAGAGGAAATCGAAAGACAAAGACTAAATACAATTCAAGCAAATAAATTAGCTTCAATTGGAGAAATGAGTGCAAGTGTGGCCCATGAGTTGAATAATCCATTGGCCGTAGTCCTAGGGTATTGTAAAAAAATAAATCGAATTGCTCAGAAAAATAATGATACAGAACTTTTAAAATTTACAAAGAAATTAGATGAGAATTCTAAAAGAATGTCTGAAATAGTAAAGCAACTTAAGGGACTTTCTGGAAACGTAGAAGTCGATGATAAGGCAATCGAATTTGATTTGAGTGAAATAATTGACAACACTGTAGCTTTGTTTATTTCGAATAAGAATAATGAAAATATAAATGTTTCGATTGATGGGGATAAAAATATTCAGTTTTTTGGAAAAAAAGCAAGTATCTCTCAATTGTTCTATCATCTTTTAAATAATTCAGTCGAGGCCATAGAAAAATTAAAACAAAAATGGATCAAAATTTACATTGAAAACAAAATAGACGCAATTGATATAAGAATTATTGATTCAGGAGAGGGAATTCCAATAGAAACTGTAAAGAATATTTTTGAACCATTTTTTACTACTAAAAATGATGCACAATCTACAGGGCTAGGAATGAGCCTAGCTCTAAATATTGTTAAAGAACACAACGGACAAATCAAGTATGAGTTCTTTGAAGGACACACTTCATTTATAATCTCATTTGAAAAGAAAATCGCTGCCAAATTTAGAGTTGCTTAGATCCATCAATATATTTAAACGCGGTTTTTCTTAGTCCTTGAATATCATTTGATT
Protein-coding regions in this window:
- a CDS encoding PAS domain S-box protein, with translation MVSKSKIISKYDSFEDEDIQVFEELFSFYLFTIDIDGEIVSANKDYKDKIKSRNILDIIEKKHHAKLKIFLKSKQGHQFYIVKINNMPNWNYIKLVKIRKKIYGYGLVVDDLVKNNELNAIALDQAKIGTWVYDIKKSILWWSEQIYRVHSIELEKNILLNEAFSFYLPEFKEKILQYFQNCIELQEEFDDEFKINTNLGQTKWIRTSGKAIVSNGEVTHINGTIQDIDQFKKIQDTLEDNNTKLSNYKLALDSNTFFFEINTEGIIVDVNQNVISKLKYKKSDIIGRDLHWVQGNFNTLHRQKMLWNKINKSEVWSGEFDLKRKYGDKIWTQATAVPILEKDKLISYYLVCFDMTKVKKVEEKLNATLKNASDLIFIMDIDGTYHEIFDNEEGDLPDEKENLIGMNIYDLYDSSFADALLEQFNNVIETGKATSFEYESPGRNGHDFFNAKISKLNEMLVVMSVRNITERVLNEQKIKNNEKQMRSFVKHLPTSVAMLDHNMNFLAMSQKWEKEFDISIEQIEGKNIFETTYLKKQYWEDIFKKAQNGQTIEKEQDQFENKLNKLEWFKWEVAPWYESEGVGGAIIVIESIEESVKLKEEIERQRLNTIQANKLASIGEMSASVAHELNNPLAVVLGYCKKINRIAQKNNDTELLKFTKKLDENSKRMSEIVKQLKGLSGNVEVDDKAIEFDLSEIIDNTVALFISNKNNENINVSIDGDKNIQFFGKKASISQLFYHLLNNSVEAIEKLKQKWIKIYIENKIDAIDIRIIDSGEGIPIETVKNIFEPFFTTKNDAQSTGLGMSLALNIVKEHNGQIKYEFFEGHTSFIISFEKKIAAKFRVA